A region from the Benincasa hispida cultivar B227 chromosome 10, ASM972705v1, whole genome shotgun sequence genome encodes:
- the LOC120087621 gene encoding B3 domain-containing transcription factor VRN1-like, producing MASSSRHRPNYIVKRPDKASDNPHFFKVVLSDALKEQKLEIPRKFVREYGQKAFVTNQTLLKVADGKEWNMGLTKSNNGRRVWFYHGWQQFVEFYSLGLGYFLVFKYENRSSSFNVVIFDLTAMEIEYPVKNIRLDKTEEKIEMEIYFDDDLAPDFKVEEISLGARKPMNSRWKPPSTESQRARAMAEATAFQSMTLNPSFMCKIWPSHIHLGRCLNVPKSFAAMHLEEPTEIILQVSDGRMWSGRCGFYWTCKMQRRTDFRYGWKNFVRDNNLKVGDFCVFEMIRKNSRRICFKVENFRAS from the exons ATGGCTTCTTCCTCCCGTCACCGGCCAAACTACATCGTTAAACGACCCGATAAAGCGTCGGACAATCCCCATTTCTTTAAGGTTGTACTTTCTGATGCTCTCAAGGAACAAAAACTT GAAATCCCAAGAAAGTTTGTGAGAGAATATGGCCAAAAAGCTTTTGTAACTAACCAAACTCTTCTTAAGGTGGCTGATGGCAAAGAGTGGAATATGGGTTTGACAAAAAGTAATAATGGAAGAAGAGTGTGGTTTTATCATGGTTGGCAACAGTTTGTAGAGTTTTATTCTCTTGGATTGGGGTACtttctagtttttaaatatgaaaacCGATCTTCGAGTTTCAACGTCGTCATCTTTGATCTTACCGCCATGGAAATAGAGTATCCCGTTAAAAACATTCGTCTTGATAAAACTGAGGAAAAGATAGAAATGGAGATATATTTTGACGATGATCTTGCCCCAG ATTTTAAAGTCGAAGAAATTAGCTTGGGCGCCAGAAAACCAATGAACAGTAGGTGGAAGCCACCGTCGACAGAGAGCCAACGAGCAAGGGCGATGGCGGAAGCTACCGCTTTTCAATCCATGACTTTGAATCCTTCTTTCATGTGCAAGATTTGGCCTTCACACATTCATCTTGGAAGATGTCTT AATGTACCAAAAAGTTTTGCTGCGATGCATCTAGAAGAGCCCACAGAGATCATTCTCCAAGTTTCAGATGGAAGAATGTGGAGTGGTCGTTGTGGCTTTTATTGGACTTGTAAAATGCAAAGGAGGACGGACTTTAGATATGGTTGGAAGAATTTTGTTCGAGACAATAACTTAAAAGTTGGTGATTTCTGTGTTTTTGAAATGATTAGAAAAAATAGTAGAAGAATCTGTttcaaagttgaaaattttcGAGCTTCTTGA